Proteins found in one Xyrauchen texanus isolate HMW12.3.18 chromosome 30, RBS_HiC_50CHRs, whole genome shotgun sequence genomic segment:
- the LOC127624366 gene encoding uncharacterized protein LOC127624366 yields the protein MSANILNEDQFKRNDDEFRNTMEALFQKYSSLNDPGIEVCLKTMTCRTERGPVPIDSAEGERELEALKTRLKDHSVREFVDQNDDDDQMDVSGITEDDLNGSDQQNNEILWHGGESFKLSMNLTNSSHSGLWGVPSQPEEADEGLEKTLSSHGSTLLDVYPSMLNQIGEVYQRQHVKDTARGVLQKYRRKHWQVSQAHPRNTSFKMRPNGTLNKTTDISFTTKSPAQYNISCSMKGSIKLHDMFKNKLKSSPLKNSEASGCFYSPRRDAVDESFESPQTNLLLDSKPKHNSVRVIDFTTPPYSVSPLSDQSPDLNQTYNIEPTVLSTSHAVPGSLVSISPRPAWRSPGRPAKALSFVDQSGMSITSQPFYQQPAYTSLDKNDFRKHLHSPVSSPKRGFISCFSPSGKSTFRSTLLRNERHQSKPTAIHSPKRRSPIHYLPQSEVHRSLYGGKLEQLSSTQRPLFHNTDHLESFSMSEKLQISPRLNKHQHSLSRSQSTCLSKYDSFREPQIDVQFRKLYHHFICRGTSSPYPTTHCHLCERQLETSQIPSSSSSSMSTLALTPLRDTLKKRRHQPDVEESFRFKRFRESRSPLKHLQLLPHQVKDRYLSSAMSEPSEDKHAWNRAVLLQCPSPWFLRGTGNLRKIREDKLAMQMNPRAMSWRDVTSGVHAVEAHSPIRTFNHGTIPLSPSLSRRRLQYGLLQ from the exons ATGtctgcaaatattttaaatgaagacCAGTTTAAAAGAAATGACGATGAGTTCAGAAACACGATGGAAGCTCTTTTTCAGAAG TATTCCAGTCTAAATGATCCTGGAATAGAAGTCTGTCTGAAAACAATGACCTGCAGAACTGAAAGAG GTCCTGTGCCTATTGACAGTGCAGAGGGAGAACGTGAATTAGAAGCTTTGAAG ACTAGACTGAAGGACCATTCGGTGAGGG AGTTTGTGGAccagaatgatgatgatgatcag ATGGATGTGTCGGGGATCACTGAGGATGATCTTAATGGCTCCGATCAACAGAACAATGAAATTCTGT GGCATGGTGGTGAGTCGTTCAAGCTCTCTATGAATCTGACCAATTCATCTCATAGCGGTCTGTGGGGGGTGCCCTCTCagcctgaggaagcggatgaagGACTGGAGAAAACATTGAGCAGTCACGGCAGTACCCTCCTGGATGTCTATCCCagcatgctcaatcagattggcGAAGTATATCAGCGGCAGCACGTGAAGGATACTGCTAGGGGTGTGCTGCAAAAGTATCGCCGCAAACACTGGCAAGTTAGCCAGGCACACCCTCGCAACACTTCCTTTAAGATGAGACCCAATGGAACACTGAACAAGACAACGGATATCTCATTCACCACAAAAAGTCCAGCTCAATATAACATAAGCTGCTCTATGAAGGGTAGCATCAAACTTCACGACATGTTCAAGAACAAACTGAAGTCTTCACCACTGAAAAACTCTGAGGCCAGTGGCTGTTTTTACTCACCTAGGAGGGACGCCGTTGATGAGAGTTTTGAGTCACCACAGACTAACCTGCTTTTAGATAGTAAGCCAAAGCACAACTCTGTTCGTGTGATTGACTTCACCACACCTCCTTACTCTGTCTCCCCACTTAGTGACCAGTCTCCTGACCTAAATCAAACCTACAACATTGAACCCACTGTTTTATCTACTTCTCATGCTGTTCCAGGCTCATTGGTCTCCATTTCCCCACGACCAGCATGGCGCTCACCAGGAAGACCAGCTAAAGCCCTGTCTTTTGTTGACCAGAGTGGAATGTCAATCACATCCCAGCCCTTCTATCAGCAGCCAGCCTACACCTCATTGGACAAAAATGACTTTAGAAAACACCTGCACTCTCCAGTCTCCTCCCCAAAGCGTGGATTCATAAGTTGTTTTTCTCCTAGTGGGAAGAGTACCTTCAGATCCACATTGTTGAGAAATGAAAGACATCAATCAAAGCCAACAGCAATACACAGTCCAAAGCGAAGATCTCCTATCCACTATCTACCTCAATCTGAGGTACACCGGTCTCTCTATGGTGGGAAACTGGAGCAGTTGTCATCAACCCAGCGTCCCCTTTTCCACAACACAGATCATCTGGAAAGTTTTTCCATGTCTGAGAAGTTGCAGATCAGTCCCAGACTCAATAAACATCAACATTCTCTTTCTAGGTCCCAGTCCACTTGTTTGTCAAAATATGACTCTTTCAGGGAACCTCAAATTGATGTACAATTCAGGAAGCTGTATCACCACTTCATCTGTCGTGGTACATCTTCACCATACCCTACCACCCACTGTCACCTGTGCGAGAGACAGTTGGAGACGTCCCAAATCCCCAGCTCTTCCTCCTCCAGCATGTCCACTCTTGCTCTCACACCCCTGAGAGACACACTCAAGAAGCGTCGCCATCAGCCCGATGTGGAAGAGTCGTTTAGATTTAAACGCTTCCGTGAAAGTCGTTCACCACTTAAGCATCTCCAACTCTTGCCACATCAAGTGAAAGACAGATATTTGAGCTCTGCCATGTCAGAACCTAGTGAGGACAAACATGCCTGGAATCGAGCCGTCCTGCTTCAGTGCCCCAGTCCCTGGTTCCTTAGAGGCACTGGAAACCTCAGAAAGATCAGGGAGGATAAATTAGCCATGCAAATGAACCCACGTGCAATGTCTTGG AGAGATGTCACAAGTGGAGTCCATGCAGTTGAAG ctCATTCACCCATTAGAACTTTTAATCATGGTACGATCCCACTTTCTCCAAG TCTCTCAAGGAGGCGACTCCAGTATGGTCTTCTGCAGTGA
- the LOC127623678 gene encoding beta-alanine-activating enzyme-like isoform X1 produces MTAKSLQELVREAALAHGDETAVAFDSSIAARVSFTYDEVISLANELTEHLRVSVQKHDSVMGLFCHTDVFLPVWIIGVLQFPAAYVPLDPASPTSCTLRMMNKCRLNFCLIQSDLLNKFQSAFSKLLSLEVCSTLSSHNLTVIKIQRDQDAHIQPTETEHQHSNSTMTKESHQREQLAYVLHTSGTTGLPKIVNVPHRCIVPNIIHLRSLFKMTAEDIVFLSSPLTFDPSVVEIFLALSSGACLLIVPSAVKKMPHRLAHVLFKRNATTVLQATPTLVKRFGRRALQEEVLSANSSLRLLAFGGEPCPSLTLLKSWRQEGNSTHIYNLYGTTEVSCWASWYKVPDKLLCSDDTTDVSVPIGEPLLDTVIEVRNETGHFVTDGEGQVFIGGQERVCLLDKEETVVGGTMRATGDWVQVRDSHLYFLGRKDRLVKRFGQRVHLDALQRIIENLPQVEACTVSLSGDSRLVAFIVLASGQPRALSSSSSEIHHGKPFQDSTEASEVVAEVEDLRDSSSSLRVIEGEIRHTLSQFLASHSIPDTILFISALPLTSHGKIAMDELMRMCETQRQNTDKQTVQKDIDTIRLKLQTLWKECLGLANDVVVEEDKHFMLSGGDSLQALRLFDELTVAMGTTSVGLLEVILDGSFSDVLSHIMTKADNNVIQPSKKRLLEDSASVFSPKRLHKDMTTVGVPESTMGFVVPSVKRTAGFVVVRRAGEVIDLLGGQHNDFSDIITVTETSEDSKVDLIFNASRELGEIPQDNSNVKKVTEQHVPQDVGGSQMTASSREDSPDALPLGLRVLWSSDTGRCVDASPVLLVGPERTTVFIGSHSHRLQALDLTNGEVIWERILGDRLESSAAISKCGTLLVVGCYDRNVYFLDVSCGETLWMFKTGDVVKSSPTVDPKTGLVLAGSHDGYIYALNPLAKCCIWQHYCGGGAVFSSPCIHLSQRKLYCCTLGGNLHCLNPDSGKVLWTYTSSVPFFSSPSCSDTCVFICSVNGHVFGLSHSGVKLWDFSAKGSIFSSPCISCLASLNSHQLLSKTSCSNKSMLPSPNQTVTCGSHDSFVYCLNAVNGLLLWQFQTTGKVFSTPFVFNGTPWGFAVLVAVCSTDGTVWILDGETGALKASMSLPGELFSSPVVWGHSLVVGCRNDYVYCLELCRQ; encoded by the exons ATGACTGCAAAATCCCTTCAAGAGCTAGTGCGCGAGGCGGCGCTCGCGCATGGAGATGAAACAGCTGTCGCGTTCGACAGCAGCATCGCAGCGCGTGTGTCTTTTACATATGATGAAGTAATTTCCCTAGCAAATGAATTAACTGAACATCTGCGCGTCTCTGTTCAGAAACATGATAGCGTCATGGGGTTATTCTGCCATACAGACGTCTTCCTCCCTGTCTGGATTATTGG TGTTCTGCAGTTTCCTGCTGCATATGTTCCCCTTGATCCTGCCTCACCAACTTCATGCACCCTGAGAATGATGAACAAGTGCAGACTGAATTTCTGCTTGATACAGAGTGATTTACTTAAT AAATTCCAGAGTGCATTTTCCAAACTGCTATCCCTGGAGGTATGTTCAACATTGTCGTCGCATAATCTTACTGTAATAAAGATACAAAGAGATCAGGATGCACACATTcaaccgacagagactgaacatcAGCATTCCAACTCTACTATGACCAAAGAGAGCCACCAGAGAGAGCAATTGGCTTATGTTTTGCACACATCTGGAACAACAGGGCTTCCAAAGATAGTGAATGTCCCACACAGGTGTATTGTGCCTAACATAATTCATCTAAG ATCTCTATTTAAGATGACTGCAGAAGATATTGTGTTTCTTTCCTCTCCGTTAACATTTGACCCGTCTGTAGTAGAGATATTTTTGGCCCTGTCTTCTGGAGCATGTCTCCTTATTGTTCCCTCTGCTGTTAAAAAGATGCCACACAGACTTGCACATGTGCTGTTCAAACGAAACGCAACAACAGTCTTACAG GCAACTCCCACTCTTGTGAAGCGCTTTGGAAGGCGTGCATTGCAGGAGGAAGTGCTTAGTGCAAATTCATCCCTACGGTTGTTGGCTTTTGGAGGAGAGCCATGTCCATCTCTGACTCTTCTCAAGAGCTGGAGGCAGGAAGGCAATAGCACACACATCTATAATCTTTATGGCACCACAGAAGTTTCTTGCTGGGCAAGCTGGTACAAAGTCCCAGACAAACTCCTATGCTCAGATGACAC AACTGATGTATCTGTGCCCATTGGGGAGCCATTGTTGGATACTGTAATCGAAGTGAGAAATGAGACTGGACATTTTGTCACTGATGGAGAAGGACAGGTGTTTATTG gtgGTCAGGAGAGGGTGTGTCTGCTAGACAAAGAGGAAACTGTAGTCGGGGGAACGATGCGTGCTACTGGTGACTGGGTGCAGGTGCGCGATTCCCATCTGTATTTCCTGGGAAGAAAGGATCGACTCGTCAAGCGATTTGGTCAGCGGGTGCATCTAGATGCCCTGCAGCGG ATCATAGAGAATTTACCCCAGGTAGAGGCGTGTACAGTGAGCCTGAGTGGGGATAGCAGGTTGGTGGCATTTATAGTGCTTGCATCAGGTCAACCAAGAGCCCTTTCATCCTCCTCCTCAGAAATTCATCATGGAAAGCCTTTTCAAGATTCTACTGAGGCCTCTGAAGTGGTTGCTGAAGTAGAAGACCTAAGAGACTCCTCTTCCTCCCTCAGAGTTATTGAAGGAGAAATTCGCCATACATTATCTCAGTTTTTGGCCAGTCATAGCATTCCAGACACAATCTTGTTTATCTCCGCACTTCCACTCACCTCTCATG GTAAAATTGCCATGGACGAGTTGATGAGGATGTGTGAGACCCAAAGACAGAACACAGATAAACAAACTGTACAAAAAGACATTGATACCATAAGACTGAAACTACAGACATTATGGAAG GAGTGTCTTGGCCTGGCTAATGATGTGGTGGTTGAGGAGGATAAACACTTTATGTTAAGTGGAGGAGACTCCCTTCAGGCCCTGCGCCTCTTTGATGAGCTCACTGTTGCCATGGGGACAACCTCAGTGGGCCTACTAGAAGTCATATTAGATGGCTCTTTCTCAGATGTGCTAAGCCACATCATGACCAAAGCAGATAACAATGTAATCCAGCCATCAAAGAAAAGATTGCTTGAAGATTCTGCCTCTGTATTTTCCCCAAAAAGACTGCACAAGGATATGACCACAGTGGGTGTCCCAGAAAGCACAATGGGTTTTGTAGTTCCCTCAGTGAAAAGGACTGCGGGATTTGTAGTTGTGAGGCGAGCTGGAGAGGTTATCGATCTTCTTGGAGGACAACATAATGACTTCTCAGACATAATTACAGTGACAGAAACTTCTGAAGACAGTAAAGTGGATTTAATATTTAATGCTTCACGTGAACTTGGTGAGATACCTCAGGATAATTCCAATGTTAAAAAGGTCACTGAGCAGCATGTCCCTCAAGATGTTGGTGGTAGTCAAATGACTGCATCCTCTAGGGAAGATTCTCCTGATGCTCTACCTCTTGGCCTCCGAGTCCTCTGGAGCTCGGACACAGGCAGATGTGTGGATGCCTCTCCCGTGCTGCTGGTGGGCCCCGAGAGAACCACAGTGTTTATTGGCTCTCACTCACATAGACTGCAGGCTCTTGACCTGACCAACGGGGAGGTCATCTGGGAGCGTATCCTTGGAGATCGTCTGGAGTCTTCTGCTGCCATTTCAAAATGTGGAACCCTTTTGGTAGTAG GCTGCTATGACAGAAATGTGTATTTCCTGGATGTATCCTGTGGGGAGACATTATGGATGTTCAAGACAGGAGATGTGGTCAAAAGTTCTCCTACTGTAGACCCTAAAACTGGACTTGTTTTAGCAGGGTCCCATGATGGCTATATTTACGCATTAAACCCACTG GCCAAGTGCTGTATATGGCAGCACTATTGTGGTGGAGGAGCAGTGTTTTCATCCCCATGCATCCACTTGTCTCAAAGAAAGTTGTACTGTTGTACTCTAGGAGGGAATCTCCACTGTCTTAATCCA GACAGTGGAAAAGTCTTGTGGACATACACCAGCAGTGTTCCTTTTTTCTCATCTCCATCCTGCTCTGATACTTGTGTCTTCATTTGTTCAGTCAATGGACATGTTTTTGGATTAAGCCATTCTGGAGTTAAG TTATGGGATTTCTCTGCTAAAGGATCAATCTTCTCGTCACCATGCATTTCTTGCTTGGCATCTTTGAACAGTCATCAACTACTGTCTAAAACGTCTTGCAGCAACAAATCAATGTTACCATCACCCAATCAGACGGTTACATGTGGGTCACATGACAGCTTTGTTTACTGTTTAAATGCTGTTAATGGATTGTTATTATGGCAGTTCCAAACCACAGGCAAGGTTTTCTCTACTCCATTTGTATTTAATGGCACCCCATGGGGTTTCGCAGTACTGGTTGCTGTGTGCTCTACTGATGGGACAGTGTGGATTTTAGATGGAGAGACAGGTGCACTGAAGGCTTCTATGTCTTTGCCAGGGGAGCTTTTCTCCTCTCCTGTTGTATGGGGACATTCTTTAGTGGTTGGATGTCGTAATGATTATGTTTACTGTCTAGAACTGTGCAGACaatga
- the LOC127623678 gene encoding beta-alanine-activating enzyme-like isoform X2: MCFLEFQISGNHSHVLHGPAELRYSSNLCVLQKKATPTLVKRFGRRALQEEVLSANSSLRLLAFGGEPCPSLTLLKSWRQEGNSTHIYNLYGTTEVSCWASWYKVPDKLLCSDDTTDVSVPIGEPLLDTVIEVRNETGHFVTDGEGQVFIGGQERVCLLDKEETVVGGTMRATGDWVQVRDSHLYFLGRKDRLVKRFGQRVHLDALQRIIENLPQVEACTVSLSGDSRLVAFIVLASGQPRALSSSSSEIHHGKPFQDSTEASEVVAEVEDLRDSSSSLRVIEGEIRHTLSQFLASHSIPDTILFISALPLTSHGKIAMDELMRMCETQRQNTDKQTVQKDIDTIRLKLQTLWKECLGLANDVVVEEDKHFMLSGGDSLQALRLFDELTVAMGTTSVGLLEVILDGSFSDVLSHIMTKADNNVIQPSKKRLLEDSASVFSPKRLHKDMTTVGVPESTMGFVVPSVKRTAGFVVVRRAGEVIDLLGGQHNDFSDIITVTETSEDSKVDLIFNASRELGEIPQDNSNVKKVTEQHVPQDVGGSQMTASSREDSPDALPLGLRVLWSSDTGRCVDASPVLLVGPERTTVFIGSHSHRLQALDLTNGEVIWERILGDRLESSAAISKCGTLLVVGCYDRNVYFLDVSCGETLWMFKTGDVVKSSPTVDPKTGLVLAGSHDGYIYALNPLAKCCIWQHYCGGGAVFSSPCIHLSQRKLYCCTLGGNLHCLNPDSGKVLWTYTSSVPFFSSPSCSDTCVFICSVNGHVFGLSHSGVKLWDFSAKGSIFSSPCISCLASLNSHQLLSKTSCSNKSMLPSPNQTVTCGSHDSFVYCLNAVNGLLLWQFQTTGKVFSTPFVFNGTPWGFAVLVAVCSTDGTVWILDGETGALKASMSLPGELFSSPVVWGHSLVVGCRNDYVYCLELCRQ, encoded by the exons atgtgctttttggagtttcagaTTTCTGGTAACCATTCACATGTATTgcatggacctgcagagctgagatattcttctaatctttgtgttctgcaaaagaaa GCAACTCCCACTCTTGTGAAGCGCTTTGGAAGGCGTGCATTGCAGGAGGAAGTGCTTAGTGCAAATTCATCCCTACGGTTGTTGGCTTTTGGAGGAGAGCCATGTCCATCTCTGACTCTTCTCAAGAGCTGGAGGCAGGAAGGCAATAGCACACACATCTATAATCTTTATGGCACCACAGAAGTTTCTTGCTGGGCAAGCTGGTACAAAGTCCCAGACAAACTCCTATGCTCAGATGACAC AACTGATGTATCTGTGCCCATTGGGGAGCCATTGTTGGATACTGTAATCGAAGTGAGAAATGAGACTGGACATTTTGTCACTGATGGAGAAGGACAGGTGTTTATTG gtgGTCAGGAGAGGGTGTGTCTGCTAGACAAAGAGGAAACTGTAGTCGGGGGAACGATGCGTGCTACTGGTGACTGGGTGCAGGTGCGCGATTCCCATCTGTATTTCCTGGGAAGAAAGGATCGACTCGTCAAGCGATTTGGTCAGCGGGTGCATCTAGATGCCCTGCAGCGG ATCATAGAGAATTTACCCCAGGTAGAGGCGTGTACAGTGAGCCTGAGTGGGGATAGCAGGTTGGTGGCATTTATAGTGCTTGCATCAGGTCAACCAAGAGCCCTTTCATCCTCCTCCTCAGAAATTCATCATGGAAAGCCTTTTCAAGATTCTACTGAGGCCTCTGAAGTGGTTGCTGAAGTAGAAGACCTAAGAGACTCCTCTTCCTCCCTCAGAGTTATTGAAGGAGAAATTCGCCATACATTATCTCAGTTTTTGGCCAGTCATAGCATTCCAGACACAATCTTGTTTATCTCCGCACTTCCACTCACCTCTCATG GTAAAATTGCCATGGACGAGTTGATGAGGATGTGTGAGACCCAAAGACAGAACACAGATAAACAAACTGTACAAAAAGACATTGATACCATAAGACTGAAACTACAGACATTATGGAAG GAGTGTCTTGGCCTGGCTAATGATGTGGTGGTTGAGGAGGATAAACACTTTATGTTAAGTGGAGGAGACTCCCTTCAGGCCCTGCGCCTCTTTGATGAGCTCACTGTTGCCATGGGGACAACCTCAGTGGGCCTACTAGAAGTCATATTAGATGGCTCTTTCTCAGATGTGCTAAGCCACATCATGACCAAAGCAGATAACAATGTAATCCAGCCATCAAAGAAAAGATTGCTTGAAGATTCTGCCTCTGTATTTTCCCCAAAAAGACTGCACAAGGATATGACCACAGTGGGTGTCCCAGAAAGCACAATGGGTTTTGTAGTTCCCTCAGTGAAAAGGACTGCGGGATTTGTAGTTGTGAGGCGAGCTGGAGAGGTTATCGATCTTCTTGGAGGACAACATAATGACTTCTCAGACATAATTACAGTGACAGAAACTTCTGAAGACAGTAAAGTGGATTTAATATTTAATGCTTCACGTGAACTTGGTGAGATACCTCAGGATAATTCCAATGTTAAAAAGGTCACTGAGCAGCATGTCCCTCAAGATGTTGGTGGTAGTCAAATGACTGCATCCTCTAGGGAAGATTCTCCTGATGCTCTACCTCTTGGCCTCCGAGTCCTCTGGAGCTCGGACACAGGCAGATGTGTGGATGCCTCTCCCGTGCTGCTGGTGGGCCCCGAGAGAACCACAGTGTTTATTGGCTCTCACTCACATAGACTGCAGGCTCTTGACCTGACCAACGGGGAGGTCATCTGGGAGCGTATCCTTGGAGATCGTCTGGAGTCTTCTGCTGCCATTTCAAAATGTGGAACCCTTTTGGTAGTAG GCTGCTATGACAGAAATGTGTATTTCCTGGATGTATCCTGTGGGGAGACATTATGGATGTTCAAGACAGGAGATGTGGTCAAAAGTTCTCCTACTGTAGACCCTAAAACTGGACTTGTTTTAGCAGGGTCCCATGATGGCTATATTTACGCATTAAACCCACTG GCCAAGTGCTGTATATGGCAGCACTATTGTGGTGGAGGAGCAGTGTTTTCATCCCCATGCATCCACTTGTCTCAAAGAAAGTTGTACTGTTGTACTCTAGGAGGGAATCTCCACTGTCTTAATCCA GACAGTGGAAAAGTCTTGTGGACATACACCAGCAGTGTTCCTTTTTTCTCATCTCCATCCTGCTCTGATACTTGTGTCTTCATTTGTTCAGTCAATGGACATGTTTTTGGATTAAGCCATTCTGGAGTTAAG TTATGGGATTTCTCTGCTAAAGGATCAATCTTCTCGTCACCATGCATTTCTTGCTTGGCATCTTTGAACAGTCATCAACTACTGTCTAAAACGTCTTGCAGCAACAAATCAATGTTACCATCACCCAATCAGACGGTTACATGTGGGTCACATGACAGCTTTGTTTACTGTTTAAATGCTGTTAATGGATTGTTATTATGGCAGTTCCAAACCACAGGCAAGGTTTTCTCTACTCCATTTGTATTTAATGGCACCCCATGGGGTTTCGCAGTACTGGTTGCTGTGTGCTCTACTGATGGGACAGTGTGGATTTTAGATGGAGAGACAGGTGCACTGAAGGCTTCTATGTCTTTGCCAGGGGAGCTTTTCTCCTCTCCTGTTGTATGGGGACATTCTTTAGTGGTTGGATGTCGTAATGATTATGTTTACTGTCTAGAACTGTGCAGACaatga